Genomic segment of Macrobrachium rosenbergii isolate ZJJX-2024 chromosome 19, ASM4041242v1, whole genome shotgun sequence:
ACTACTATTTATAAAATTGACTTTCTATGACATaagcatgcttttttttttaacttgctccTATGAAATGACATGACAACTTGAAGCCAATACCACTTTAAAAGCTAAAGAACTATCATAAGTTTAAAAGTATCCTGGTAATACAATTGCAAGACATTGCGTAGGTTTTCCGTCATGTGAGTTGTTTACCACcacctttcattattattcctgTAGCACCGAAGGACGTAAATTGCTAATATTGCTAATATTCCCTCCATCTTTTCAGAGATGGTCAACAGGGAGTCAAGAAAATACCTCCTTTCCCTGTGGGAGGAGCTGTTTCTTTTATCGCTGCTGCTGCTACAGACCACAGTATGCGAGCCCCAGCACCACCCGACCCGAGTACCTGGATCAAAGCACCTGGTAGTACAAACGGACTTCCCCTACGAGTACTGGCGGCCGTCAGCCAAACCCTACAGGCCCGCGGTTCCCCCGACGGTAACCTCTACGCCAGCATCCTACGGCTTCTACTACGGAGAATCGAGCAAAGACCACGAGATCGACGCTTCCGCCTGGCAGATGCTCCCCATCCAGATTCCGGACGACCTCGTGGGAGCCGTGAACGAAAGGACGACGCAAGCGACGACTCCCACGCCGACGGCTCCCACGTACCCAACCACAGCGACCCCCCAGTATGGACGGCACCCAGGGGTCACGGAGCGACCGCATCTCTTCCATCCCGAGAGACTTTACACTCCTTTTAGGGATTATGATGATCAGTATGAGTTTGAGGGTCATCCCGGCAAGAAGCCGAGACCTCTGCATCAACAGTATTTCGGTCAAGGTGACAAGCCTCTCAAAGACCCCAGTGAAGAAGCGTACCCAATGGCCCAATACTCCCAAAAACCAAATCGGTTCAAGAAACCTCAGAATTCTTGGCACAACAGTATTCTAGAGAACTTGGAGTCTCTCGTGGCCACCCACTCACCTCAGGGTTTCAAATTCCAGAGGCATCCTAGTGTCAACAGCATTTCCAGACGTCCCGCGTGGCCCTACGCCACCTCCCAGGAGGAATATGACGATGATGCTCAGGTAAACGGGGACAACACGCCTCATCACCTCTATGCAATCCGTAGACCAACATACAAGAAACACAGAGGGAATAAAAGACCCAGCCATTTTCTCAACAGCGAAGAAGAGACGATTATCCTGAGTACCCCGCCGGAGTCATATGAGGAAATTCAGTCAGGTGAGGAATACCACCCTCATGCCGACCATGGTCAAATTTTTTCGGAGGAAGACCACAACATGTATTACAACATTAATCAGAATAATCAAGACAACCAGAATTCTCTTCTGGATAATTCCATGGAATTTATCCAGAATAAAATCAGACCCCTGACAAACAGGAGGCGAGTCTTTCTGAACAGACGTCGACCCCTTCGGAGGCAACAGGGACAAGTTCATTCTCATCCCAtgcacaaaccagaataccctgaGCCCATCTCCAATGATCCCTGGAATGCCCAGCTGTTTTTCAGCCAAGATCACGACACTGATTACCAGGAAAGCACCCACGTACGCCCAGTTAATAACAGATTCCGCCCCATGACCGGGATTCGACCCATGAGGCCAAAAAGACCGTACGGCAATCAGGGGTTAAGTCCAAATTCACCATACGCCCAAAGTGCACCCCTTCCTCCATCTGGCCCCCTTCATCAACGACCCCTGAACCCCTCTGGGGGAATGAGGCGACCCTGGCCTCACTCGAATTTCGCCTCGGAAGTCGACGACGTCGAGTACGACTACGGAATCATAGATCGACTGACAGACGCAAACCCCTTGACGTCATCGGTGACGCTGCCCGGAGGGATGCTCGTTGTGGCCCTCGCCCTGGCGCTCTTCTACTTCAACTTCGTGTGGTATCCCACGCCCGTGGTGACGGCCAGACTCATCAAGCTCATCTCAGACTCCGTCCCAGACGATCTGCTGGATTCGGAGAAGCAGAGGGCGATTGGAGAGGTAAGTGCtgcattttataaatttacatcACTAAAATCGGACTGAAGAAGGTACCTCTTGTCCTAGAAATTAATGAACAATTGAGGCACTTTTCCATCGTGTCAACATAagatttaaatgttaaaaaataaataaatggaggtaactaatgagaaaacataaaatgaaaaggacGAAACTCCATTTTGAGAACCCCTAAATAAGCTGTATTATCAACTGCATCGTGTATTTTACTTAATCACATTTGATACAGTTGATAATACAGCTTATTTTTTATAGGTTCTCAAAGTGGAGCTTCGtccttttcattttaagttttctcatTAGTTACCTACACCTGTCtattttttagcttttaaatTCTTATGTTGATCCGTGAGACGGTGGAAAAGTGCCCTAATTGTTCATCAATTTGTAGGACAAGAGGTACCTTCTTCATTCTGATGATAGTGACGTAAATTTATAAGATTATTCTTGTATAATTATTACAGATTTCATATGCccgttatttaaaaaatcatagcTTCCAAGCTTATATTTGGAGGTTCTCCATTCGACCATCGTTTAGTACATCAGAAGGATCTTATTTTGCTtgtttgaactgaattgaattgaatatagaatttaggccaaaggtcaagcactgggacctatgaggtcattcggcgctgaaaccgaaattgacagtaaaaagtttgaaaggtgtaacaagaggaaaacctcgcagctgcaccatgaatcagttgttaggagagggtggaaagtaagatggaagaaagggaatatgaaaggaggtacagtaaagggaacgaaaggggttgcagctaggggccgaaggcactctgcaaagaacctgaaatgatccctacattgcactgcatgaggttcactgacggcactacccccctacgaggaATGCTTGTTTGTCAGATACAGAGTTtgtaaatttcttgaaaagttgATCTGCAGCATCATTGCtgattttcatatacatatgtctatGTACACTAGATTCAGTATgatccatttgtttttattccatttgtaTAACTTTTTACCATATGAGACATTTCTTTGGAATGAAATCTCCATTCTCAAAAATGGGTTTCATTTGTTGTAAGAACCTTTTGCTCATAAAGTCAACTAGATCTAGTGAATTACCCATTTTTATCGTAAATTATACTCTGAATGGTAATTAGAGGAATTACCGTAGTAATTCAGGTATGACCAACACTCCAAGACATTTGTGAAGCTTTGACCTTGAATTATTCTGAATACTACGGAACTACTGTAATGAAAAAACTGTAGAGTATTTAATGGTCTCCAAAAGATGTGCATATGGAACATGATCTTTATTTAGTACGTTCAGTCAGTTTTTCACGGCTTTTTTCCTGGAGTAttaactttatttctcttttgtcaACGCGTAATAAATGCTTTTCAAGGCTTAATGGATGATGTGACACAAACTACACAATTTATTAATCTAATGCTATACAAACTAATCCATGTTTAGGGATGCAGAGAATATACAGAACTGGTCAGGATCCAGTGCTTCACGACGGTTACTACACATCTCTTTGTATTCTTCCcatccagtgtgtgtgtgtgcgtttttttttttatagttcctcCATCCGACTTTccagtgcgaggttttcctcctgctacacctttcaaatcttctaaCTCTCactttcccattcagcgctgaaagacctcacagatcccagcgctcggcctttggcctaatttctatattctgttctttttagTGAAAACCCAACCAAGCCCCTCACTGCTATAGACATTATAGGCGTACTACAAGTCATTCCAAACCTGTCTCAGAGAGATTATTAAGTTCAAACAGCTGAATGTGTATCTGAAAAAAAGTGAGATTTTGTGTAGATGTCTCAAGTTCTCATTCACCCCAGTTATGAAAGCTAGTGTGATGGCCTTATCCGCCTCTCTTGAGAATCTTGGTTTTACTACCTGGTGTGCTTCAACTTTTGTCTCACTCCTTGACAGGACTGAATCGAAGACAGTTCATTTGGGCAGTGACCGTGGCCTAACgactgttttctctttctgttttctcccGCTAGGTGCCACTTACCTCCCGTCAGGCCATGCATTCCTGTGATATACTCTGTCGAAATATCTGATTGTTGCATTACACTCTTCAGTAGAAGTATCCACCTCTATACTACAAAGCTTTGGAGggttcataattattattattattattattattattattattattattattattattattattcagcagatgaaccctattcatatggaacaagcccgcaggggccactgacttgaaattcaagcttccaaagaatatggtgtttattagaaagaagtaccTGGAAGTaaaggtaaatacagaaagaggagatcacttattaaaaaagaaaaaataaatgaacaaattaataattaaatggacaaaaatgtaagtaaacagaTTAAAAAGCCTCCATTTTCCTTGATTCTTGTAACTACTTTGCGGGGCAGGTCTATCTTCGGAAATGACCCTAGGTCCGTTGACccttcaatattatatatatatatatatatatatatatatatatatatatatatatatatatatatatatatatatatatatgtatgtatgtatgtatatatatatatatatatatatatatatatatatatatatatatatatatatatatatgtatgtctgtatgtatgcataattttcCTCCTCCGGAAAAGGTATACGAAGTGTTCCAAGTCTGGAGACGGAGTACATTCAGGACCCCAACCTTTGGAAGCCTTCTTGCAAGTCGAGATTGGTTTGCCAGGTCCACCAGGAACTACCTGGGCTGTGGCAGATCACGTACGCTTACGAAGCTGTGGTCAGGTAAGTAGAAAGATAGACTTCTTTCAGATATTTACAcctttttgtgaaagaaaaactgGTTCAGAACATCTTTGTTTGTTCTGATTCTTTAGAGCTTTTTAGAGAAGAATGCGTTCAATCAGTTTTTACTCCTTTTAGTGAAAGCAAAGTGTTGATTTAGAACatcattttttattctgattctTCAGAGCTTTTCAGAGAAGAGTGCGTTTTCTTAGTCAGTGGTAATACagattttacaacagactttgcATTTTGGAAATACGGTGGGTCTATCCGCATGGCAAATGACAATAATTTTTACgactttttctacattttctctACAAACCCTGATCATTCAACTCATTCAGAAATATGCAGTGTTTAAGACAAAAATCCTTTTCCAATGTTACCCTGTAATTTCTCCGTTCTGAAACAGACGTACCCTTGCCACTGGACCTCAGTGTGATGCAGTCTTGaggcaaaaatttttttccagtgtTACCCTGTAATTTCTCCCTGTTCTGAAACAGACGCAGCCTCGCAACAGGACCTCAGGGTGACGATGATTTGAGTGGATTCCTGAAAGCAGCAGAAGACGGCAACGAAGGGTCGGATTGTAATGGTCTGTTCGAAACCTGCCCCATGGAACCTGTCCCAGTGCGTTCGTATCTGCAGAAACTCCTGGGGATTGGTGACAGCCAGACATTACCGACAGTTGTTTTTAGTTAGGCGAATCATGAATTTGAAAGGACAtctattttgtaagtttttagtgaattttataatttattagtgaCATTTTACTCCTGCGAAAGAAGTTTTACGTTTATAATTGCGATTTTACACTTGTTAGTGAGTGAAAGTGACTAGTTCTCATTACAAGAATCACGCGATTCAAGAGTCAAAGGCAAGGGCAGACCAGCTCTTTGGAACGCAATCATTCAAGTGTAATAGCCTGAATATACGGAAGGCCTGTTATCATTAACCACGCGAAGAATATAGCattgcaatttttaattttttagagttTTTACGTCCAAATTTGGATAATGAATGCTGAATGAGATTATAGAACAGTATATTTCACTGTTCAAGTGCAATTCAGCAGTTTAGTGcactaaaaaattaaactaattttcCCCGACGTCTAATAAAGCGCCAAAGACTTCGTAACTGAAATGGACATTTTGTGCAGTACTGTACTCAAAGTATAATTACTCtggatttttatataattttcaagagGTCGacgttctggagagagagagagagagagagagagagagagagaaatgctgttcAGAGTATGTGCACACTTCGGCGTAAACTTGATGAAAGTATTTTAGAATCTGCTGTACATAAACAATGACTTACTATACTCAACCGAGCTGTGTATACGACTGTAAATTAGATAGCTGGAACCACAGTAACCTGAAGTATTTATCAGAGTTCTCAGATTTTCATGGAAGGTAAGGTATGATGTTGTTCCAAGTAGTGACGCAGTTGTATCAGGTGCCAAaatgtaatatactgtaaataaaagaaatgtattacAAGAATACTTGCATTCATCTTCCTTACTTTGTATGTGTGATTTCAGCAACAGTTTATATCCAGGTTCATTGTTgtatgcagactttttttttaatgataaacatATTGCAAGAAACGGAACTGCAACACCAGAGGACGGTGTAGGCACGTCTACAAGCATCAATCCGCAATATGTTGTCTAATGTGTGAAATTTATATGTAAGTGCCAAGTTAACACAGCGAGTACTTCATTGTCTAAGTTTTCCTACGGAGTGATAAGGTCAGTATCTTGTGTTTCTTAAGAATTTCCTTTATGTAGCTTAGTAATTCTTTACAATTTACCTTTTCTTGTGATTTACTTAAGCGTGTCATTTAGATATGATAACTTCATTCTACATAACCTGATCTAATACCTCATATTACTTTTGTTTAGGTACTGTTCACCTAGGAGCCATTTTAAGCCTATGCCCATAAATTCTTGGAAATCATTGTATTTCagtcgccacacacacacactgacacacacacacacacacacacacatatatatatatatatatatatatatatatatatatatatatatatatatattatatatatattatatatattatatttctgacccacatcgagatcgaaccccAGTCTATCCAATGAAAGACCATGGAActaccagttgacccacacaggtaggcgccctggcctttcatttgaatgaccggggttcgatcccgattcGAGTCAGGTATTTATTCCTGTGAGTCACGTGCCCGTGTTTATTggtgctatatactgtatatatgtatatgtatatatatatatatatatatatatatatatatatatatatatatatatatatatatatatatatatatatatatatatataatatgagtgttTTCTTTAGTAGTGTTCGTACGTAAATATTACATACTATTAACACAGCATCCTGTTTACCATTAGGTTACAGTCTGCCGTACGTATCTCTTAGAAAACATGAGTCACTACCTAATGAGTCGGTACCCTCACTCACGTTTCACTATAAATTGTGTGATCCGATGAACGCTAAGCATAAAGAAGTGTCTTGCCTATTCCTGCTTTCATAGCATCCCAATAAGTTTCTGTTGTTTATCATTACTAGAGGCTCTTGCAACTGAATTTTGTTATAAACAGTGAGTACAGCGCGTTTAGTTACCATTTATAAGAGACGTCAAGAAAAACAAGTAGGCGAACAATGCTACCTCGCAAGAAAAGTTATTTGCAATCTTTACTCTATATTAAAGTTCTTTGTTCCATTATTTTAAGAAGGGAAGCTGTTATAAGAACGTAGCTATTACGCATTTTCCTGCGATCGAGAATAACGAAATGCGTCACAGACGAAGTTCCTGTTATTCTCACATTTCATCACCCCACATTGACGGTATTATTTCGCTCAAacgttttagttattttaaataaattccaGAGACAGCCATTTtacctgaaaatacaaaaatgaatggaCACTTGATTGTCAAAAACCTCGATATTTAACAAGCAAGTTTTTTTCTACCCCCGTTAGAATGAAAGCAAAAgacaaatgattatatatatacttatttattgcAGGTGTGGCACCAGACACTGGCAACTCCGTCAGTGCCAGTTGCCAGACGGTGTGCACTACGTTTTCTCTGGCGCACACTCGCAGAACCGCCGTTGACTAGTGACTACCCCAGTTCATTCACAAGTGTTCAAGGAGGAACAGATTTGACAAGTGTATTTCGATCTCTCTGAAGCCTTCCCGCACTGATTTCTTGTTGGCATGGCCTGATTTCTGTTCCTCTAGAAGGTAAGGTTACTTATCTTTTGTATGCCTTAATGACTGTAATTTTGCGTGGTACTACAAATTACGGTTGACAGGAGGCCAGCCTTGGGTTCGTCTGCCGTATAAGAATGCAACCGCTGGTTGTGTCAATTCAGCTGTCATGTGACTAGCTTGAAGCAGCCAGAAAGGCTGTTTTTAAATCTATTAAATGAATGATAGTTAGATACCATTAAATGAACGAAACCGTAGATGAACAATCGCTGAAATTCACGATCCAACATACCAAAACACCCCAATGGCTGGGTGGGATGAGATGTGTGGTTGGCTGCCTCTCCCAAGGTCTGGTCCTGGTGTACAGATGACGTCACGCGCGACAGATCTAAGGTGTTTTCTTTCTTGTCAAACGAATGAAGCCAGAGTCACATTTCATCAGCTTTATACTTTCacataataaagtttatttagaGCCAGGCATTGCGTTAATACATGGAAATATAAGAACAATACAgacatgaaacatatatatatatatatatatatatatatatatatatatatatatatatatatatatatatatatatatatacgtatatatatatatgcctatagtGTCAGTATGAAGCGCAAGAAACGGAGCttttaatgctatttttacacACGCATTTGCATTCTTGGTAATTAACGATGtagatagataattaaatataataatataattatatatatatatatatacatttgtggcTGGGAGATCGAGTtttatacttgtttctttttccgGTCAGGCGTGTCCCTTCGAGGTTGCACGTGAAATTGTTACTTCTCCAATCGCTTTTATCTTTCACTTGAACAAACTgaggaagaaaacaaacaaaaatgtgaaaggaCTGACAGGTGTTTTGGAACAAGAAACGGGGTATGGAAATTAAGAAGTGAATTGTATACCATGTTTTCTCGCAGTACATTCATCTGTAGCTCCCCACTATGTTCCTTTGAAATCTGCGTGCTCTTTATTCAATTTCTGTTCTTGCTTAATCTCTGATGTTGGCTACGGAGGGCGGACATTAATTATCTATTCACAGATGGTCTCGTGGACACAAGTCCTTGGGTGTCCTACGTAGTCCTACTCATATCCTTCACTCGAGTGCCACTTGAGAGCGACGCTAGTTACATTGGTAATTTCCGTTAGTCCCCAGTTGCAGAAACACTGGCTGTGAAAGTATGGTAATGGAGTGGagatcatatctctctctctctctctctctctctctctctctctctctctctctctctctctctctctctctcgttgtggcTGTGATTATAAACAAAACCGGGAAATTTATCCTCTCAGGAAAGTTAATTAGCTTCTTATTTGCCTGAATGGAACTGAGAAAATTATATACAgggtattattaataattatttgtggagatggataaaggctaTTTGATAATTTGTTCCTCTACTGTTAATGTTTCAAAAACTTCTTGCAATAATGATCATTCTTCCATTGCTAATGGGttttcttgccttttcttttaggaaaaacgTCTTTTTATCTGTGAAAAATGTAGAATGAAATGTTCATatttatcagtttaaaaaaacaacaacaagtatGTCACAGACACATTACCGCATATTAAAGTACCTCACTAAAAATGAAAAGGCTAATTAAAATAACGCTTG
This window contains:
- the LOC136848599 gene encoding LOW QUALITY PROTEIN: uncharacterized protein (The sequence of the model RefSeq protein was modified relative to this genomic sequence to represent the inferred CDS: inserted 1 base in 1 codon), with protein sequence MVNRESRKYLLSLWEELFLLSLLLLQTTVCEPQHHPTRVPGSKHLVVQTDFPYEYWRPSAKPYRPAVPPTVTSTPASYGFYYGESSKDHEIDASAWQMLPIQIPDDLVGAVNERTTQATTPTPTAPTYPTTATPQYGRHPGVTERPHLFHPERLYTPFRDYDDQYEFEGHPGKKPRPLHQQYFGQGDKPLKDPSEEAYPMAQYSQKPNRFKKPQNSWHNSILENLESLVATHSPQGFKFQRHPSVNSISRRPAWPYATSQEEYDDDAQVNGDNTPHHLYAIRRPTYKKHRGNKRPSHFLNSEEETIILSTPPESYEEIQSGEEYHPHADHGQIFSEEDHNMYYNINQNNQDNQNSLLDNSMEFIQNKIRPLTNRRRVFLNRRRPLRRQQGQVHSHPMHKPEYPEPISNDPWNAQLFFSQDHDTDYQESTHVRPVNNRFRPMTGIRPMRPKRPYGNQGLSPNSPYAQSAPLPPSGPLHQRPLNPSGGMRRPWPHSNFASEVDDVEYDYGIIDRLTDANPLTSSVTLPGGMLVVALALALFYFNFVWYPTPVVTARLIKLISDSVPDDLLDSEKQRAIGEVYEVFXSLETEYIQDPNLWKPSCKSRLVCQVHQELPGLWQITYAYEAVVRRSLATGPQGDDDLSGFLKAAEDGNEGSDCNGLFETCPMEPVPVRSYLQKLLGIGDSQTLPTVVFS